One window of Gemmatimonadaceae bacterium genomic DNA carries:
- a CDS encoding MFS transporter: protein MMPAAAPSASQRLRSIVGGSVGNLVEWYDWYAYSAFSLYFAKAFFPPADQTAQLLNAAAVFAIGFLMRPLGGWLMGRYADRHGRRTALTASVLLMCAGSLLIAITPSYARIGVAAPALLVLARMMQGVSVGGEYGASATYLSEMAGQRQRGFWSSFQYVTLIMGQLLALGVLLVLQRTMTVPALEAWGWRIPFVIGAACALVAVYLRRGIHETAAFTAARAGAAGPGGFASLRLHPRAVATVFGLTAGGTVAFYTFTTYAQKFLVNTAGFSKADATTVSAASLAIFMCVQPVVGAISDRVGRRPVLMAFGVVGTLGTLPLLTALAQVRSTAGALLLLTLALLVVSGYTAINAVVKAELFPTGVRALGVAFPYAIAVSVFGGTAEYLALWFKQLGHEGWFYWYVSACIAASLVVYATMPETRHSAVMTD, encoded by the coding sequence ATGATGCCCGCCGCCGCGCCCAGCGCGTCCCAGCGCCTTCGCTCGATCGTGGGCGGGTCGGTCGGGAACCTCGTCGAGTGGTACGACTGGTACGCCTATTCGGCCTTCTCGCTCTACTTCGCGAAGGCCTTCTTCCCGCCGGCAGACCAGACCGCGCAGTTGCTGAACGCCGCAGCGGTGTTCGCCATCGGGTTCCTCATGCGCCCGCTCGGCGGCTGGCTGATGGGCCGCTACGCCGACCGGCACGGGCGCCGCACGGCGCTGACGGCGTCGGTGCTGCTGATGTGCGCCGGGTCGCTGCTGATCGCCATCACGCCGTCGTACGCGCGCATCGGCGTGGCGGCGCCGGCGCTGCTGGTGCTCGCGCGGATGATGCAGGGCGTGAGCGTCGGCGGCGAGTACGGGGCGAGCGCCACGTACCTGAGCGAGATGGCCGGCCAGCGCCAGCGCGGGTTCTGGTCCAGCTTCCAGTACGTCACGCTGATCATGGGCCAGCTGCTGGCGCTCGGGGTGCTGCTGGTGCTGCAGCGCACGATGACGGTGCCGGCGCTGGAGGCGTGGGGCTGGCGCATCCCGTTCGTGATCGGCGCCGCCTGTGCGCTGGTGGCGGTGTACCTGCGCCGCGGGATCCACGAGACGGCGGCGTTCACCGCCGCGCGCGCGGGAGCGGCGGGGCCGGGCGGCTTCGCGAGCCTGCGCCTGCATCCGCGCGCGGTGGCGACTGTCTTCGGCCTCACCGCCGGCGGCACGGTGGCGTTCTACACCTTCACGACCTACGCGCAGAAGTTCCTCGTGAACACCGCCGGGTTCTCGAAGGCCGACGCGACGACGGTGTCCGCCGCGTCGCTGGCGATCTTCATGTGCGTGCAGCCGGTGGTCGGGGCCATCTCGGACCGGGTGGGCCGCCGGCCGGTGCTGATGGCCTTCGGTGTGGTGGGCACGCTCGGCACCCTGCCGCTGCTGACGGCGCTGGCGCAGGTGCGGTCGACCGCCGGTGCGCTGCTGCTGCTCACGCTCGCGCTGCTGGTGGTGAGCGGCTACACGGCGATCAATGCGGTGGTGAAGGCGGAGCTGTTTCCCACCGGTGTGCGCGCGCTGGGGGTGGCCTTCCCGTACGCGATCGCCGTCTCGGTGTTCGGCGGCACGGCGGAGTACCTCGCGCTGTGGTTCAA